The following coding sequences lie in one Lolium perenne isolate Kyuss_39 chromosome 2, Kyuss_2.0, whole genome shotgun sequence genomic window:
- the LOC127331264 gene encoding probable protein S-acyltransferase 14 encodes MHRSAGVAMAWNVFRFCTALRGLGSIMILLVLAIVGVTYYAVVLCNYGPALLLGGGTTLAALAVLLLFHFLLAMLLWSYFSVVFTNPGSVPPNWNLDFDEERGETAPLSSSEYNSQTNSQQSMAVGDTGNPRVRYCRKCNQLKPPRCHHCSVCGRCILKMDHHCVWVVNCVGALNYKYFLLFLFYTFLETTLVTLSLLPHFIAFFSDVDIPGTPAALATTFLTFVLNLAFSLSVLGFMIMHVSLVSANTTTIEAYEKKTSPRWMYDLGRKKNFAQVFGNDKKYWFIPAYSEEDLRRMPALQGLDYPVRSDLDGQEL; translated from the exons ATGCACAGATCGGCGGGGGTCGCGATGGCGTGGAACGTCTTCAGGTTCTGCACGGCCCTCAGGGGGCTGGGCTCCATCATGATCCTGCTCGTCCTCGCCATCGTCGGCGTCACCTACTACGCCGTCGTCCTCTGCAACTACGGGCCCgccctcctcctcggcggcggcACCACGCTCGCCGCGCTCGCCGTGCTGCTCCTCTTCCACTTCCTG CTTGCTATGCTGTTGTGGAGCTACTTCTCTGTTGTGTTCACCAACCCTGGTTCTGTTCCGCCCAATTGGAATCTTGATTTCGACGAGGAAAGGGGAGAAACTGCTCCCCTCTCTAGTTCAGAGTACAATAGCCAGACGAATTCACAGCAGTCTATGGCTGTCGGTGATACAGGAAATCCAAGGGTGAGGTACTGTAGGAAGTGCAACCAATTGAAGCCGCCTCGGTGCCATCATTGCTCTGTTT GTGGAAGATGTATCCTTAAGATGGACCATCACTGTGTTTGGGTTGTTAATTGTGTTGGGGCACTGAACTATAAATACTTTCTCCTCTTCCTG TTCTACACCTTCCTTGAGACAACGCTTGTTACCCTATCTTTATTGCCTCACTTCATAGCCTTCTTCAGTGATGTCGATATCCCAGGAACTCCTGCAGCACTTGCAACCACATTTCTCACATTTG TGTTGAATTTGGCGTTTTCCTTGAGTGTTCTGGGTTTTATGATAATGCATGTTTCACTTGTTTCTGCTAATACAACAACGATTGAG GCATATGAGAAGAAAACTAGTCCACGTTGGATGTACGATCTTGGCCGGAAGAAGAATTTTGCTCAG GTATTTGGAAACGACAAGAAGTATTGGTTCATTCCCGCATACTCAGAAGAAGATCTGAGGCGAATGCCTGCTCTTCAGGGCCTTGACTATCCTGTGAGATCAGATTTGGACGGGCAAGAATTGTGA